In the genome of Candidatus Microbacterium phytovorans, one region contains:
- a CDS encoding ABC transporter ATP-binding protein: MTTDSLAAVTPRALPRTSDNALLADAGEGTRVEFRGVVKDYGTTRVLHDFALDIAPGEFVSLLGPSGCGKTTALRVLSGLESATGGAVLLGGRDVSGIPTNRRDIGMVFQSYSLFPHLRVIDNVAFGLRRRRVAKRVAARRASDALELVGLGHLADRFPHQLSGGQQQRVALARALVTEPRVLLLDEPLSALDAKVRVQLRDEIRRIQLRLGITTVFVTHDQEEALAVSDRIAVMNAGRIEQVGSPEDLYLRPASPYVAAFVGVSSVVPGVVAAGAVHVWGQRLSSHSPVADGSVDVFIRPENVRLVSEGGVPATVQETTFLGGFRRTLVRAADGTLFTVQHAAGDRVAYDDLVRVTFAEVPVVVRPRPED, from the coding sequence GTGACCACCGATTCCCTCGCCGCCGTCACCCCCCGTGCGCTGCCGCGCACGTCCGACAACGCCCTCCTGGCCGATGCGGGCGAGGGGACGAGGGTCGAGTTCCGCGGTGTCGTCAAGGACTACGGAACGACCCGGGTGCTGCACGACTTCGCCCTCGACATCGCCCCCGGCGAGTTCGTCTCCCTCCTCGGACCCTCCGGCTGCGGTAAGACGACCGCGCTGCGCGTGCTGTCGGGCCTGGAGTCTGCGACGGGGGGCGCCGTGCTCCTCGGCGGGCGCGATGTCTCCGGCATCCCGACGAATCGACGGGACATCGGCATGGTGTTCCAGTCGTACTCGCTGTTCCCGCACCTGCGCGTGATCGACAACGTGGCGTTCGGACTGCGCCGACGGCGGGTGGCGAAGCGCGTCGCGGCACGCCGTGCGTCCGACGCGCTCGAACTCGTCGGCCTCGGCCACCTCGCCGACCGCTTCCCCCACCAGCTGTCCGGCGGGCAGCAGCAGCGGGTGGCGCTCGCACGCGCCCTCGTGACCGAGCCCCGCGTGCTCCTGCTGGACGAGCCGCTCTCGGCCCTGGATGCCAAGGTTCGCGTCCAACTGCGCGACGAGATCCGTCGCATCCAGCTGCGACTGGGGATCACGACCGTGTTCGTGACCCACGACCAGGAGGAGGCCCTCGCCGTGTCGGATCGCATCGCCGTCATGAACGCGGGGCGGATCGAGCAGGTGGGGAGCCCAGAGGACCTCTACCTGCGCCCCGCCAGCCCGTACGTCGCGGCGTTCGTCGGGGTTTCCAGCGTCGTGCCCGGCGTCGTCGCCGCCGGCGCCGTACACGTATGGGGCCAGCGGCTGTCGTCGCACTCGCCGGTCGCGGACGGGTCGGTGGACGTCTTCATCCGTCCCGAGAACGTGCGCCTGGTATCCGAGGGCGGTGTGCCCGCCACCGTGCAGGAGACCACCTTCCTGGGCGGGTTCCGCCGCACACTCGTGCGCGCCGCCGACGGCACCCTCTTCACCGTTCAGCACGCCGCCGGCGATCGCGTCGCGTACGACGACCTTGTGCGAGTGACCTTCGCCGAGGTGCCCGTCGTGGTGCGCCCACGACCGGAGGACTGA
- a CDS encoding DUF1508 domain-containing protein, which produces MTGKFELFTDKGGQWRFNLKASNGQVIASSEGYSSKSSALNGIESVRTNAPDAEVVERE; this is translated from the coding sequence ATGACGGGAAAGTTCGAGCTGTTCACCGACAAGGGCGGTCAATGGCGCTTCAACCTCAAGGCATCCAACGGGCAGGTCATCGCGTCGAGCGAGGGCTACTCCTCGAAGTCGAGCGCCCTCAACGGCATCGAGTCGGTCCGCACGAACGCTCCCGATGCGGAGGTCGTCGAACGCGAGTGA
- a CDS encoding Dabb family protein, producing MTLRHVVAWKLAAEDEEVRAEQAAEVAARLRSLVGVVPSIRELSAGPNAAYAHANVDVAVVIDFDDVQGLDDYQTHPAHQEVAAYIRSVVAGRMAVDFEV from the coding sequence ATGACCCTTCGCCACGTCGTCGCCTGGAAGCTCGCCGCCGAAGACGAGGAGGTGCGCGCCGAGCAGGCGGCCGAGGTCGCCGCGAGGCTGCGAAGCCTCGTCGGCGTGGTCCCCTCGATCCGCGAGCTGTCGGCAGGCCCGAACGCCGCCTACGCGCACGCCAACGTCGACGTGGCGGTCGTCATCGACTTCGACGACGTTCAGGGGCTCGACGACTACCAGACCCACCCCGCGCACCAGGAGGTCGCGGCGTACATCCGCAGTGTCGTGGCGGGCCGGATGGCCGTCGACTTCGAGGTGTGA
- a CDS encoding glutaredoxin family protein has protein sequence MTTLTIISKPDCHLCDVAREVVETVVADLPDETDVEIEERSILDDPALYAQWWEKIPVILLDGRLHAHWRVAPDRLRHALTSPEEIR, from the coding sequence CATCTCCAAGCCCGACTGTCACCTCTGCGATGTCGCGCGCGAGGTCGTGGAGACGGTCGTCGCCGACCTGCCCGACGAGACCGACGTCGAGATCGAGGAGCGATCGATCCTCGATGACCCTGCTCTCTATGCCCAGTGGTGGGAGAAGATCCCCGTGATCCTCCTCGACGGGCGACTCCACGCGCACTGGCGCGTCGCTCCCGACCGCCTGCGCCACGCGCTCACATCCCCCGAGGAGATCCGATGA